A section of the Rhodospirillales bacterium genome encodes:
- the dksA gene encoding RNA polymerase-binding protein DksA produces MSTASSTVTVPPDYDPKKDKGKFMNPVMLAYFRKKLVAWREELLHGSEETVHNTLQGTELQKPDIADRAAAETDHALELRTRDRERKLIGKINEALLRVEDGSYGYCEETGEPISVARLDARPIATLSIEAQEKHERLEKTQRDD; encoded by the coding sequence ATGTCGACCGCATCCAGCACCGTCACCGTCCCGCCGGATTACGATCCGAAGAAAGACAAGGGTAAATTCATGAACCCGGTCATGCTGGCCTATTTCCGCAAGAAACTGGTCGCATGGCGGGAGGAATTGCTGCATGGGTCCGAAGAAACCGTGCACAACACGCTGCAGGGGACGGAATTGCAGAAGCCCGACATCGCCGACCGCGCGGCGGCGGAAACCGACCACGCGCTGGAGCTGCGCACGCGCGACCGCGAGCGCAAACTGATCGGCAAGATCAACGAGGCGCTGTTGCGCGTCGAGGACGGTTCATACGGTTATTGCGAGGAAACGGGCGAACCGATTTCCGTCGCACGGCTTGACGCCCGCCCGATCGCGACCCTGTCGATCGAGGCGCAGGAAAAGCACGAGCGTCTGGAAAAAACCCAGCGCGACGATTGA
- a CDS encoding flagellar assembly protein FliX, which yields MRIEGPNRSSDVKKSGKARKSGDVSSSFGAFLDSDVEEADGPRGGAPVMGVGSLLAAQAAEDPTERKARKRMTARAGKVLDALEGVHRGLLSGQITAETLERVSASVAERREKIEDPALSDLLDQVDLRAQVEMAKMEMARDTAKNKNS from the coding sequence ATGCGCATTGAAGGTCCGAACCGCAGCAGCGATGTCAAAAAAAGCGGAAAAGCCCGTAAAAGCGGGGATGTTTCGTCGTCTTTCGGCGCGTTTCTGGATTCGGATGTCGAAGAGGCTGACGGTCCACGCGGCGGGGCGCCAGTCATGGGGGTGGGCAGTCTGTTGGCCGCGCAGGCAGCCGAGGATCCGACCGAACGCAAGGCACGCAAGCGCATGACAGCCCGCGCCGGCAAGGTTCTTGACGCGCTGGAGGGCGTGCATCGCGGGCTGCTAAGCGGGCAAATCACCGCCGAAACGCTGGAGCGGGTATCGGCCAGCGTTGCGGAAAGGCGCGAGAAAATCGAGGACCCGGCCTTGTCCGACCTGCTCGATCAGGTCGATCTGCGTGCGCAGGTGGAGATGGCCAAAATGGAAATGGCCCGCGACACAGCCAAAAACAAGAACAGTTAA
- a CDS encoding flagellar basal body P-ring protein FlgI has product MRLRKFTLSLLVLAALAAGISMPAAASGSSRIKDIVDIEGVRDNMLIGYGLVVGLNGTGDKLNNAPFTKQSLTAMLERLGVNVRDQNLNTGNVAAVMVTGTLPPFTNQGARIDVNVSTLGDAKSLQGGTLLVTPLMAGDGEVYAVAQGPVTVSGFAAGGDAGTVTQNIPTAGRVPNGAIVEKEIGFDMAGMATVRLSLRNPDFTTARRIAATINQQYGAKVAQAENNASVKVTPPTGKSVVDTITDIEQFTIEPDQVAKIVIDERSGVIVMGADVRISTVAVAQGNLTVRITETPQVSQPAPFSQQGTTTTVPRTNIDVNTPPGNIAYLPAGVTLQELVSSLNALGVTPRDVITILQAIKAAGAIQAEIEVL; this is encoded by the coding sequence ATGCGCCTGCGCAAATTCACCCTCTCGCTTCTGGTTCTGGCCGCTTTGGCTGCTGGAATTTCGATGCCGGCCGCCGCGTCCGGATCCTCGCGCATCAAGGACATCGTGGATATCGAGGGCGTGCGCGACAACATGCTGATCGGCTATGGCCTTGTCGTCGGGCTGAACGGCACGGGCGACAAACTGAACAACGCGCCCTTCACCAAACAATCCCTGACCGCGATGCTCGAACGCCTTGGCGTCAACGTCCGCGACCAGAACCTGAACACCGGCAACGTGGCGGCGGTGATGGTCACCGGCACCCTGCCCCCGTTCACCAATCAGGGCGCGCGCATCGACGTCAACGTTTCCACGCTGGGCGATGCCAAATCGCTGCAGGGCGGCACGCTTCTGGTCACGCCGCTAATGGCCGGCGACGGCGAGGTTTACGCAGTCGCGCAAGGCCCCGTCACCGTCTCCGGCTTTGCCGCGGGCGGCGACGCCGGCACCGTCACCCAGAATATTCCGACCGCCGGACGCGTGCCCAACGGCGCGATCGTGGAAAAGGAAATTGGCTTCGACATGGCGGGCATGGCGACCGTGCGGCTGTCGCTGCGCAACCCGGACTTCACCACCGCGCGCCGCATCGCCGCCACCATCAACCAGCAATACGGGGCAAAAGTTGCCCAGGCCGAAAACAACGCCTCGGTCAAGGTCACGCCACCCACCGGAAAATCGGTGGTCGATACCATCACCGACATCGAGCAGTTCACCATCGAACCCGATCAGGTCGCCAAAATCGTGATCGACGAACGCTCTGGCGTCATCGTCATGGGCGCGGATGTCCGCATCTCCACCGTTGCCGTGGCACAGGGCAATCTGACGGTGCGCATCACCGAAACGCCGCAGGTTTCGCAACCCGCCCCCTTCTCGCAACAGGGCACGACCACGACCGTTCCGCGCACCAATATCGACGTCAACACCCCCCCGGGCAACATCGCCTATCTGCCCGCGGGCGTGACGTTGCAGGAACTGGTTTCGTCCCTCAACGCACTGGGCGTGACACCGCGCGACGTGATCACCATTCTTCAGGCGATCAAGGCCGCGGGCGCGATCCAGGCGGAAATCGAGGTGCTGTGA
- a CDS encoding rod-binding protein, with the protein MTSVTNTAASLAPLASVDTALVRAKQGLQSTKIDPAKMKEIDATAKEFESMFIAQMIQPMFEGLSADPAFGGGEAEDTWKGMMIEQYGHKLAEAGGFGLSDSIRAAMIQMQETQQQQGNAQ; encoded by the coding sequence ATGACGTCCGTAACCAACACCGCCGCATCCCTGGCCCCGCTGGCATCCGTCGACACTGCCCTCGTACGTGCGAAACAGGGCCTGCAAAGCACGAAGATCGACCCGGCAAAGATGAAGGAGATCGACGCCACGGCGAAGGAATTTGAATCCATGTTCATCGCCCAGATGATCCAGCCGATGTTCGAAGGTCTGAGCGCCGACCCTGCCTTCGGCGGCGGCGAGGCCGAGGATACGTGGAAAGGCATGATGATCGAACAATACGGCCACAAGCTGGCCGAGGCGGGCGGTTTTGGCCTGTCGGATTCGATCCGCGCCGCGATGATTCAGATGCAGGAAACGCAACAACAACAAGGGAACGCGCAATGA
- a CDS encoding flagellar hook-length control protein FliK — protein sequence MPQATIASQLLPDVPLKNAGKASGRNKLTLDQLVGKPDQSTAFGKLLAGLGKGRAAQATALLSAAGKQGADTLVDPAADAALALQSLQISPELAAALKKLKRADLQSLPPEIATAFAPHMTQSGTLDAQTLSLLDTLSSGAGLTVSNSPTDLVTFVSDPGLAKALMSLSAKLDLLKQVAQGGDQAAADVTSAFAALLPASVSTTVTAPAIDAKTGQPTTTNITMTIADLDGDGFQALKKLAFADIAPYLTMPRLVHTGGNTVMKVAQGPAFLNDGNDDTATWLGNPATLSPVLQTVQALTGSTGDTSPVPVAGFPAQTNTAAAMETTVQAMMPQTMTPQASPFNHAQLMAALLGLPAQQKTAPQMQTPGMSAQAQSSATADTQTGTIAANAPNTAGLQIQAAAAPNAAAAIHISATTLMPQSTAAPHGFGKELKGLDTSLAAFDATDGNMTGLTDPALQIHADAAQNIAGSTATLTAARTAASGLHPSIHLVSAALQRGMEGAVAGIDRQFTIQLEPANLGRVKITLQFSEDNTIKAKLVAERPETVAMLQKDANTLQRTLHDQGFNLNADSLTFDLGGQGSFQGSMSQNGNSYQNGGNASTDEDGTELATIETVMPIFVDPETGLTHVNVVI from the coding sequence ATGCCGCAAGCCACCATCGCATCCCAGCTTCTGCCTGACGTTCCCCTCAAAAATGCGGGGAAGGCCTCCGGCAGGAACAAATTAACGCTCGACCAGCTTGTCGGAAAACCCGATCAAAGTACGGCCTTCGGAAAACTGCTTGCCGGTCTGGGAAAAGGCCGCGCGGCACAGGCGACCGCGCTGTTGAGCGCTGCCGGAAAACAAGGCGCCGATACGCTCGTCGACCCCGCTGCCGATGCAGCGCTTGCGCTTCAATCCTTGCAGATTTCCCCGGAACTGGCCGCCGCGCTCAAAAAACTGAAACGCGCCGACCTGCAATCTCTGCCGCCGGAAATCGCGACGGCCTTCGCGCCGCATATGACCCAGTCCGGCACGCTCGACGCCCAGACCTTATCTCTGCTCGACACGCTATCCTCGGGCGCGGGTCTGACGGTTTCCAACTCACCGACCGATCTGGTTACGTTCGTTTCCGATCCCGGTCTGGCCAAGGCGCTGATGAGCCTTTCCGCCAAGCTCGACCTGCTTAAACAAGTGGCGCAAGGCGGCGACCAAGCCGCGGCGGATGTCACTTCAGCTTTTGCCGCGCTGCTGCCAGCATCGGTATCGACAACCGTTACGGCCCCCGCCATCGACGCCAAGACCGGGCAACCCACGACCACCAACATCACCATGACCATCGCCGATTTAGACGGGGATGGCTTTCAGGCGCTTAAAAAGCTCGCCTTCGCCGACATCGCCCCATATCTGACCATGCCACGGCTGGTGCACACCGGCGGCAACACCGTAATGAAGGTCGCCCAAGGCCCTGCCTTTCTCAACGACGGTAACGACGATACCGCGACCTGGCTGGGCAACCCCGCCACCTTGTCCCCGGTTTTGCAAACCGTGCAGGCCTTGACCGGATCGACCGGCGACACATCGCCCGTTCCCGTCGCCGGATTTCCGGCGCAGACAAATACCGCCGCCGCGATGGAAACCACCGTGCAGGCGATGATGCCGCAGACCATGACGCCGCAGGCGTCACCCTTCAACCATGCACAGTTGATGGCCGCGCTGTTGGGTCTGCCCGCACAGCAAAAAACCGCGCCGCAAATGCAAACCCCGGGTATGTCCGCGCAGGCGCAATCGTCGGCCACGGCTGATACGCAGACCGGCACGATCGCGGCGAACGCACCCAACACGGCGGGTCTTCAAATCCAGGCCGCGGCGGCCCCCAACGCCGCTGCGGCGATCCACATCTCCGCCACGACGTTGATGCCGCAAAGCACTGCCGCGCCGCACGGTTTCGGCAAAGAGCTCAAGGGGCTTGATACCTCTCTCGCCGCCTTTGATGCCACCGATGGCAACATGACCGGTCTTACCGACCCCGCCTTGCAAATCCACGCTGACGCGGCGCAGAATATCGCCGGATCGACCGCCACCCTGACCGCGGCGCGCACTGCCGCCTCAGGCCTGCACCCGTCCATCCATCTGGTTTCGGCGGCGCTGCAACGCGGCATGGAAGGCGCGGTCGCGGGTATTGACCGCCAGTTCACGATTCAACTGGAACCCGCAAATCTGGGGCGCGTAAAAATCACCCTGCAATTTTCGGAAGACAACACGATCAAGGCAAAACTGGTGGCCGAGCGACCCGAAACCGTCGCGATGCTGCAAAAGGATGCGAACACGCTTCAACGCACGCTGCACGATCAGGGCTTCAACCTGAACGCCGATTCCCTGACCTTCGATCTCGGCGGTCAGGGCAGCTTTCAGGGCTCGATGTCACAAAACGGCAACAGCTATCAGAACGGCGGAAACGCTAGCACGGACGAAGATGGCACAGAGCTTGCAACGATTGAAACCGTAATGCCGATCTTCGTCGATCCCGAAACCGGTCTTACGCATGTGAACGTAGTGATTTAG
- a CDS encoding flagellar hook capping family protein — MTSISSTTLSTMATGTADAAKKAGDTYNQFLTLLTTQLQNQDPLDPMNSSEFTNQLVQFSQVEQGILTNQKLDTLLGQLNNNQMGQSLGYIGKDIYYKGDTVYYDGSGLKIGYAIDGDAKTAKLRVLDANKNVVRTMDITAGNTSGNLTWDGKDDQGLPVADGTYSVVVDALDSTGTQIGTYTGVPARVQGVEMTDGVLYLAVNGDRRIDATTVLSISEPDTIVAPDTGTGTGTTTG, encoded by the coding sequence ATGACCTCGATCAGTTCGACCACCCTGTCCACCATGGCAACCGGCACCGCCGATGCCGCGAAAAAGGCGGGCGACACCTATAACCAGTTCCTGACGCTGCTGACCACGCAACTTCAGAATCAGGATCCGCTCGACCCCATGAACTCCAGCGAATTCACCAACCAGTTGGTCCAGTTCAGCCAGGTCGAACAGGGCATTTTGACCAACCAAAAGCTCGACACGCTTTTAGGCCAGCTCAACAACAATCAGATGGGGCAATCCCTCGGTTATATCGGCAAGGACATCTATTACAAGGGCGACACGGTTTATTACGACGGCAGCGGCCTCAAGATCGGTTATGCCATCGACGGCGACGCCAAAACAGCCAAGCTGCGCGTCCTTGATGCGAACAAGAATGTCGTGCGCACCATGGACATCACGGCGGGCAATACGTCCGGCAACCTGACCTGGGATGGCAAGGACGATCAGGGATTGCCGGTCGCGGACGGCACATATTCGGTGGTCGTCGACGCGCTTGATTCAACCGGCACCCAGATCGGCACCTACACCGGCGTGCCTGCCCGCGTCCAAGGCGTGGAAATGACGGACGGCGTTCTGTATCTGGCCGTCAACGGCGACCGTCGTATCGACGCGACCACGGTGCTTTCGATTTCCGAACCCGACACGATCGTGGCACCGGACACAGGAACGGGCACCGGGACGACGACAGGATAA
- a CDS encoding flagellar hook-basal body complex protein has product MSLFGSLITGVSALSAQAQSISMIANNIANVNTVGYKRREAAFQSLVTSESRNARYTPGSVLARAVQKIDSQGALQQTNSTTDVAISGNGFFVVQRSPEGLQEKLFTRAGSFSEDSNGYLRNTAGFYLMGWRIDENGNLPAGRDDISSLESVNVSLLGGLTKATSSAEFSLNLDASETPTAYPVASSTAPDFKRTLRVFDSLGEGQNLELQFTKHTSPTAYSVSSISGAGAERSDLLTSFAGVDAGESVNIAVGTANNTFTVTSTSTVQDLIDFVNNDPDLQLVASAELTTDGQIKINARNFEDTVAVTDVSTTGAAGTAATLGFSTMSAYNHSTLLGPLTNATTFASLGTITTGDDLTVAVGTDSYTFTVTGTNTIGDFITGLNAAIGTSARAQLTSSGEIQIQSLDSANAVTVTSGTGTAATQLGFTQVAETTPTQPDIFPAAGLANTPNAYGWWELSLVDLDTGTVLKQGSLNFNSDGTLNGAKDVNGLSEISLTDINWGNGSALQTISMDIGGLTQFSGEYNVTSATQNGAELGLRTGVEVDRDGIVTARFSNGQTSALFKLPLATFTAVNGLSEQSGNAFIQSAESGSYNLREAGNGGAGLVEGSAVETSNVDIADEFTKMIVTQRSYSAGTKVIQTADQMTEELLRLR; this is encoded by the coding sequence ATGTCACTTTTCGGCTCTCTCATCACCGGCGTGTCGGCCCTTTCGGCCCAGGCCCAGTCCATTTCGATGATCGCGAACAACATCGCGAACGTGAACACCGTCGGCTACAAGCGCCGCGAGGCGGCCTTCCAGTCGCTGGTCACGTCGGAATCGCGCAACGCCCGCTATACGCCGGGTTCGGTGCTTGCCCGCGCGGTCCAGAAAATCGACTCGCAAGGCGCGTTGCAACAAACCAACTCGACGACCGACGTCGCGATTTCCGGGAACGGCTTCTTTGTCGTTCAACGTTCGCCCGAAGGTCTGCAGGAAAAACTTTTTACCCGCGCTGGCTCTTTCTCGGAAGACTCGAACGGTTATCTGCGCAACACCGCCGGCTTCTACCTGATGGGCTGGCGTATTGACGAGAACGGCAACCTGCCGGCAGGCCGCGACGATATTTCCTCGCTTGAATCGGTCAACGTCTCGCTGCTCGGCGGCTTGACCAAGGCGACCAGTTCGGCCGAATTCTCGCTCAACCTCGACGCGTCGGAAACGCCGACCGCCTACCCGGTCGCATCCAGCACGGCGCCGGATTTCAAACGCACCCTGCGCGTGTTCGACTCGTTGGGCGAAGGCCAGAACCTGGAACTGCAATTCACCAAGCACACCTCGCCCACCGCCTACTCGGTTTCGTCGATTTCCGGCGCGGGCGCCGAACGCAGCGACCTGTTGACCAGCTTCGCCGGCGTCGACGCGGGCGAATCGGTCAATATCGCTGTCGGCACCGCCAACAACACCTTTACCGTGACCTCCACCAGCACGGTCCAGGACCTGATCGACTTCGTCAACAACGACCCGGATCTGCAACTGGTGGCCTCCGCCGAGTTGACGACCGATGGCCAGATCAAGATCAACGCCCGCAACTTCGAGGACACGGTCGCGGTGACGGACGTATCCACAACTGGTGCCGCAGGCACGGCTGCCACGCTGGGCTTCAGCACCATGTCGGCCTACAACCACTCGACACTGCTTGGCCCGCTTACCAACGCCACCACCTTCGCCTCGCTCGGCACCATCACGACCGGCGACGACCTGACGGTGGCGGTGGGCACCGATAGCTATACCTTCACGGTAACCGGCACCAACACGATCGGCGACTTCATCACCGGCTTGAACGCCGCGATCGGGACCTCGGCCCGCGCGCAACTGACCTCCAGCGGCGAGATCCAGATCCAATCGCTCGACTCTGCCAACGCCGTGACCGTTACCAGCGGCACCGGCACCGCGGCGACACAGCTGGGCTTCACACAGGTGGCCGAAACCACGCCCACACAGCCGGATATCTTCCCGGCGGCGGGCCTGGCCAACACCCCCAACGCCTATGGCTGGTGGGAATTGAGCCTTGTCGACCTCGATACCGGCACGGTCCTCAAACAAGGTTCGCTGAACTTCAACTCGGACGGCACGCTCAACGGCGCGAAGGACGTCAACGGCCTGAGCGAGATATCCCTCACCGACATCAACTGGGGCAACGGCTCCGCCCTTCAGACCATTTCGATGGATATCGGCGGCCTGACCCAGTTTTCGGGGGAATACAACGTCACCTCCGCCACCCAGAACGGCGCCGAACTTGGCCTGCGCACGGGGGTTGAGGTCGACCGCGACGGGATCGTCACGGCCCGCTTCTCGAACGGCCAGACCTCGGCTCTGTTCAAACTGCCGCTGGCGACATTCACCGCCGTCAACGGTCTTTCCGAACAATCGGGCAACGCCTTCATCCAGTCGGCGGAATCAGGTTCCTACAACCTGCGTGAGGCCGGCAACGGCGGCGCGGGGCTGGTCGAGGGATCGGCGGTCGAAACATCGAACGTCGATATCGCCGACGAGTTCACAAAAATGATCGTCACCCAGCGGTCCTATTCCGCGGGCACCAAGGTCATCCAAACGGCTGACCAAATGACGGAAGAATTGCTGAGACTGCGCTAA
- a CDS encoding methyltransferase domain-containing protein has translation MSKPAKNLYTTLREAESKFAARDYEGAIAAYARAIDIDPSQLVFWENIGKCYLAARKQEHAILVFHKLASENPGNGNYVAQLAGALRFYMVSVANSTIKAAIALCLKTHNVQHEWLYKSWYSYLGVAPEYEPLRRLLCAPEETFSPIFFVLPPDYLNDSFLVDGIANCACALPEQETFFKSLRAHFMTMYDGGAQSLTPYRPLLGALASQVFATEYVFAAMPEEEERLARLEQTIATQMPPDHDALLLLACYRPLERLRGNPSFVEWARMRAETNDAFGRLLAEQVVTYMTEEALREEIPSFGRIANDVSQKVRAQYEENPYPRWRNASTARIYPFPADLSALQKPGKKLDILIAGCGTGRQVSNVMQYTFEADTLAIDLSRSSLSYALRKARELGYADRVSFAQMDILDVRTLDRSFDIVMSTGVLHHMQDPMAGWQALVDVARPGAVLQIALYSDIARRHIAQARDVIRREHIPASPEGIRAFRESLRNGAGADDDTAHLIGAGDFYTMSNCRDLLFHVQEHRFTIPQIHDALEKLGLEFEKFDFATPRIFDAYDRMFPGDPSRRSLDNWHAFEIANPDTFIGMYQMILRKLS, from the coding sequence ATGTCCAAACCCGCAAAAAACCTCTACACCACACTGCGCGAAGCCGAATCGAAGTTCGCCGCCCGCGATTACGAGGGCGCGATCGCAGCCTATGCCCGCGCGATCGACATTGACCCATCCCAACTCGTTTTCTGGGAAAACATCGGCAAATGCTATCTTGCGGCGCGCAAGCAGGAACACGCCATTCTTGTCTTTCACAAACTTGCGTCGGAAAATCCGGGCAACGGCAACTATGTCGCCCAGCTCGCGGGCGCATTACGCTTCTATATGGTGTCGGTTGCCAATTCCACCATAAAAGCGGCTATCGCCTTGTGCCTGAAAACACACAACGTGCAGCACGAGTGGCTGTACAAATCATGGTATTCCTATCTGGGCGTTGCACCGGAATACGAACCTTTGCGGCGACTGCTGTGCGCGCCAGAGGAAACATTTTCTCCGATTTTCTTCGTCCTCCCGCCTGATTACCTGAACGATTCATTCCTCGTTGACGGAATCGCCAATTGCGCCTGCGCACTGCCCGAACAAGAAACTTTTTTCAAATCCTTGCGCGCGCATTTCATGACCATGTACGACGGCGGCGCGCAAAGCCTTACCCCTTATCGTCCGCTGCTGGGCGCGCTCGCCAGTCAGGTTTTCGCGACGGAATACGTATTCGCCGCCATGCCAGAGGAGGAAGAGCGCCTCGCCCGTCTTGAGCAGACAATCGCGACCCAAATGCCGCCAGATCATGACGCGCTATTGCTGCTTGCATGCTACCGGCCATTGGAACGCCTGCGGGGAAATCCGTCTTTCGTCGAATGGGCGCGCATGCGGGCCGAAACGAACGATGCGTTCGGCCGCCTGCTGGCGGAACAGGTCGTCACCTATATGACCGAGGAAGCCCTGCGTGAGGAGATTCCGTCTTTTGGCCGTATCGCGAACGACGTTTCACAAAAGGTCCGTGCCCAGTACGAGGAAAACCCATACCCGCGCTGGAGAAACGCTTCGACGGCGCGTATATACCCCTTCCCGGCCGATCTCTCGGCCCTGCAAAAACCGGGAAAGAAACTCGATATCCTGATCGCCGGCTGCGGCACCGGACGGCAGGTTTCCAATGTCATGCAATACACATTCGAAGCGGATACGCTTGCGATCGACCTGAGCCGCTCCAGCCTATCCTACGCGCTACGCAAGGCGCGGGAGCTTGGTTACGCCGATCGTGTCTCTTTCGCGCAGATGGACATTCTTGACGTGCGCACGCTGGACCGCAGCTTTGACATCGTGATGTCCACCGGCGTACTGCATCACATGCAAGATCCGATGGCGGGCTGGCAGGCGCTGGTCGACGTAGCGCGCCCCGGTGCCGTCCTGCAGATCGCGCTTTATTCTGACATCGCGCGCCGCCATATCGCACAGGCGCGGGACGTTATCAGGCGCGAACATATCCCTGCCTCGCCTGAAGGCATCCGCGCATTCCGTGAAAGCCTGCGCAACGGCGCCGGTGCGGATGACGACACAGCCCATCTGATCGGTGCAGGAGATTTCTATACAATGTCCAATTGCCGCGACCTGCTCTTTCACGTGCAGGAGCATCGCTTTACCATTCCACAAATACATGATGCGTTGGAAAAATTGGGATTGGAGTTTGAAAAGTTCGATTTTGCGACGCCGCGCATTTTTGATGCCTACGATCGCATGTTCCCTGGCGACCCTTCGCGCCGCAGCCTTGATAACTGGCATGCATTCGAAATCGCCAACCCAGACACTTTCATCGGCATGTACCAGATGATCCTGCGCAAATTATCATGA